One window of Vigna radiata var. radiata cultivar VC1973A unplaced genomic scaffold, Vradiata_ver6 scaffold_802, whole genome shotgun sequence genomic DNA carries:
- the LOC111240965 gene encoding uncharacterized protein LOC111240965: MNRLLTKDHFQRICETPFRWCVYLGEKVDINRELIKVMVCRWAGHDVSYRLSHQLVPFTVLDVFMTTGLGIGGLEVPFDECIEGLVGEMFNRKSTSLNDLVEVFNAIVVDKNTDIDVVCRLYIFVCLVVFFFPRKSKVVANMPSRVLDDLDSLCLYDWATGVHKHLVDSLNKGMKKIMAGQIRSSLSLSGNLAVLQAWAVERFSLDGNPINRDFPRMLRWFRYKARSFEIIDDIFRTAEVSTSFKFVINIDDLNAAINMFECL; the protein is encoded by the exons ATGAATCGTTTGTTGACAAAAGATCATTTTCAACGAATTTGTGAGACACCTTTCAGGTGGTGTGTGTACCTAGGTGAAAAGGTGGACATAAACCGTGAGTTAATTAAGGTGATGGTATGTCGGTGGGCCGGGCATGACGTTAGCTATAGGCTGAGTCATCAACTGGTTCCATTTACCGTTTTAGATGTTTTCATGACGACAGGTTTAGGTATAGGTGGTTTAGAAGTACCGTTTGATGAATGTATAGAAGGTTTGGTTGGAGAAATGTTTAACAGAAAAAGCACGTCTTTGAATGACTTGGTTGAAGTGTTTAATGCGATTGTTGTAGACAAAAACACAGACATTGATGTTGTTTGTAggttgtatatatttgtttgtttggttgtgtttttctttcctaGAAAGTCTAAGGTAGTAGCTAACATGCCATCAAGAGTGTTAGATGACCTAGACAGCCTCTGTTTATATGATTGGGCTACCGGTGTACATAAACACCTAGTTGATAGTTTGAATAAAggcatgaaaaaaataatggcTGGACAAATCCGCAGTTCGCTAAGTCTAAGTGGCAATCTTGCGGTATTGCAG GCCTGGGCGGTGGAGAGATTTTCCCTTGATGGAAATCCAATTAATAGGGATTTCCCTCGGATGCTCCGTTGGTTCCGGTATAAGGCACGGTCATTTGAAATTATTGACGATATATTTCGGACTGCTGAAGTAAGTACTTCATTTAAGtttgttataaatattgatGATTTGAATGCAGCCATTAATATGTTTGAATGTTTGTAG